One Acidobacteriota bacterium genomic window carries:
- a CDS encoding APC family permease: MQQSATPANSDQLRLRRVLTLWDLVFYGLVLIQPTAPIPLFGVAQKLSNGHTVTTILIAMFAMMITAFSYGRMAAVYPSAGSAYTYVGKALSPHLGFLIGWAMLLDYILQPLLNAIWIAVAIHSRYLPQMPYAVAAFLVVAFMTVLNLRGIKTSARANKVLLVCMCAVIAVFLFLAVRYLFLGGGWSGLFSTQPFYNPQTFNGHQIWMATSFAALTYIGFDGITTLSEDVENPKRNVLLATVLVCFLTGILAGLEVYLGQRIWPDWHSFVNLETAFMDVCQRVGGMPLFQAMGAILVLASLGSGLTGGLGAARLLFGMGRDGVLPRKFFGHLHPNTSTPTYNILLIGSVAFVGAVALNYIGNAYEHAAELLNFGAFLAFMGVNFSTFWHFCVALRSSHRRRILGDAVLPLAGFAFCALIWWNLNIIAKTVGGIWFAIGIVYIGVTTRGFRLTPKMIDFGES; encoded by the coding sequence ATGCAACAGAGTGCCACGCCAGCAAACTCTGACCAGTTGCGGTTGCGAAGGGTCCTGACTCTCTGGGACCTTGTCTTTTACGGCCTCGTTCTTATCCAGCCCACGGCCCCCATCCCTCTGTTCGGGGTTGCACAGAAGCTCTCAAACGGCCACACCGTCACCACTATCCTGATCGCCATGTTCGCAATGATGATCACCGCGTTCAGCTACGGGCGCATGGCGGCCGTCTACCCGTCGGCAGGATCGGCCTACACTTACGTGGGCAAGGCCCTGAGCCCGCATCTCGGCTTTCTGATCGGATGGGCCATGTTGCTCGATTACATTTTGCAGCCACTCTTGAACGCCATTTGGATTGCCGTGGCCATCCACAGCCGCTATCTTCCCCAGATGCCCTATGCCGTGGCCGCCTTTCTGGTGGTAGCTTTTATGACGGTTCTGAACCTCCGCGGCATCAAAACCTCGGCGCGCGCCAACAAAGTCCTGCTGGTCTGCATGTGCGCCGTCATTGCCGTATTTCTCTTCCTTGCAGTCCGGTATCTTTTCCTTGGAGGCGGCTGGAGCGGCCTTTTCTCAACGCAGCCTTTCTACAACCCTCAAACATTCAACGGCCATCAGATCTGGATGGCCACGTCTTTCGCGGCGCTCACCTATATTGGCTTCGACGGCATCACCACGCTTTCCGAAGATGTTGAAAACCCCAAGCGCAACGTGCTCCTCGCCACCGTGCTGGTCTGCTTTTTGACGGGGATCCTGGCCGGCCTGGAAGTCTATCTGGGGCAGCGCATTTGGCCCGACTGGCACTCCTTCGTCAATCTGGAAACAGCCTTCATGGACGTATGCCAGCGAGTGGGCGGCATGCCGTTGTTTCAGGCCATGGGAGCAATCCTTGTCCTGGCCTCACTCGGCAGCGGGTTGACAGGTGGTCTCGGGGCGGCACGCCTGCTCTTCGGCATGGGGCGTGACGGCGTGCTTCCGCGAAAGTTTTTCGGCCATCTTCACCCTAACACCAGCACACCCACTTACAACATCCTTCTCATCGGATCAGTAGCTTTCGTGGGAGCGGTTGCGCTTAACTACATCGGTAACGCCTATGAGCACGCCGCTGAACTCTTGAATTTCGGCGCGTTCCTCGCCTTCATGGGAGTGAACTTCTCAACCTTCTGGCACTTCTGCGTCGCCTTGCGGAGCAGCCATCGCAGACGCATCCTTGGAGACGCCGTCCTGCCGCTCGCCGGGTTCGCCTTCTGCGCCCTGATCTGGTGGAACCTCAACATCATCGCCAAAA
- a CDS encoding site-specific integrase produces the protein MRRKRYQRGSLKEIRGNWIAQWWEAGHRRNKIVGEVSKITKAQAKRKLAEIVAPINALQEGQPQDWEFGDFVNQVYLPFYRRKWKSSTAASNLDRLRHHLSSEFGGRPLRSFTRDELQDFLDRKAAAGLSFSTVDHLRWDLRQVFEMAVIEDCVHRNPATLLFTPQHAVRGIARVMTWQDVKKLFSVLDARELLVCMLATIAGMRPGEIFALKWKHIESDHIEIEQRLYRGKIDSPKTNQSRRSVAFSRDLQSAIAAWRSLCGDPVADAWVFPSENRRTPLAKDNCWRRWIAPTLRAAGLEWVNFQVMRRTHASLMRELAVDPKIVADQLGHSVDVNLNVYSKTGLGRRKEAVETLESALRTV, from the coding sequence ATGCGTCGTAAACGGTATCAGCGCGGAAGCCTCAAGGAAATCCGCGGAAATTGGATCGCCCAATGGTGGGAAGCGGGGCACCGCCGCAACAAGATTGTCGGAGAAGTCAGCAAGATCACCAAAGCCCAGGCGAAGCGGAAGCTCGCGGAAATCGTTGCCCCGATCAATGCGCTTCAGGAGGGCCAGCCGCAAGACTGGGAATTCGGTGATTTCGTGAACCAGGTCTATTTACCTTTCTATCGCCGCAAGTGGAAGAGTTCGACCGCCGCATCGAACCTCGACCGCCTCCGGCATCACCTCAGTTCGGAATTCGGCGGGCGCCCGTTGCGCTCCTTCACGCGGGATGAGTTGCAGGATTTCCTTGACCGCAAAGCGGCAGCGGGCCTGTCGTTCAGCACGGTGGACCACCTGCGGTGGGACCTCCGGCAGGTCTTCGAGATGGCCGTGATTGAAGACTGCGTACACCGGAACCCGGCCACGCTGCTTTTCACGCCGCAACATGCCGTGCGCGGCATAGCCCGCGTTATGACCTGGCAGGATGTTAAAAAGCTCTTTTCGGTCCTCGATGCCAGGGAGCTCCTGGTTTGCATGCTCGCAACGATTGCGGGGATGCGCCCCGGAGAAATCTTCGCGCTCAAATGGAAGCACATCGAATCTGACCATATTGAGATCGAGCAACGGCTTTACCGGGGAAAGATCGATTCTCCAAAAACCAACCAGTCGCGGCGGAGCGTGGCATTTTCCAGGGATCTGCAGTCCGCGATTGCCGCCTGGCGTTCGTTGTGCGGCGATCCGGTGGCGGACGCCTGGGTATTCCCTTCGGAGAATAGGCGCACGCCGCTGGCAAAGGACAATTGCTGGCGGCGGTGGATCGCACCGACGCTCCGAGCGGCTGGCCTCGAATGGGTAAACTTCCAGGTGATGCGGCGCACGCACGCATCGCTCATGCGGGAGCTCGCCGTCGATCCGAAAATCGTCGCCGACCAGCTTGGACATTCGGTGGACGTGAATTTGAACGTGTACAGCAAGACAGGGCTCGGGCGGCGGAAAGAAGCGGTGGAAACGCTGGAATCGGCCCTGCGCACGGTGTAA
- a CDS encoding XRE family transcriptional regulator: MKKTVGQIIREARVKAGMTQKELAARIMRKEEGREEEKPITPQYLNDIEHDRRTPPEYIIRQIAKILNLDADHLVFLAGSVPQHLIPGITEEAVKEAVRLFRKAK; encoded by the coding sequence ATGAAAAAAACCGTTGGCCAGATAATCAGGGAAGCCCGCGTCAAGGCAGGGATGACCCAAAAAGAGCTGGCAGCGAGAATCATGCGGAAAGAGGAAGGCCGAGAGGAAGAGAAGCCGATAACGCCGCAATATCTGAACGACATCGAGCATGACAGGCGGACCCCGCCCGAATACATTATTCGTCAGATTGCCAAGATACTGAACCTGGACGCAGACCATCTCGTGTTCTTGGCGGGGTCGGTGCCCCAACACCTGATTCCGGGGATTACCGAGGAGGCCGTCAAGGAGGCGGTCAGGCTTTTTCGAAAGGCCAAGTGA
- a CDS encoding beta-glucosidase — MRDTIVGHSVDRCCDGKRRPWRVEKFLGLLGVLVVVLGFALPARAPLDGQSPSAGVPVYLDPKQPIDRRVDDLMGRMTLKEKVGQLNLPCVYVDELGKTIPEKMAACRRFAAGTYTNEIGPGCGFFTLADTILHEGVRQQVEYFNGLQKIALTETRLKIPVLEDEEGTHGGMFSGATVFPEGLAIGSTFDMPLVKSIYAASAQESRAVGIHILSTLVLELDRDPRMGRNEEAYTEDPYLYSRIAENVVRGAQGSNIDAPDKTIALMTDFPTQSEPTSGLERGAIELSERNLRENYLLPWIAAFRAGALGVMAGYPEIEDVPEHGSVKWNDTILRHELGFKGIEVSEGGGFETLLYEHIVPTQKEAGALALKAGVDVNITYEPAYMGPLIENIEEGKVPMWLVDRAVRRVLEVKFRLGLFEHPYVDLAQAERVMHSKEHQELALKTAREGIVLLKNENNLLPLKKNLKSIAVIGPNANDAINMVGDYSAQVILQHMASILDAIKAKASPGTQVFYARGCAVNDQNKSGIAAAVEAAKKAGVAIVVVGEQARREGEHNLPAPTDGEGYDVASLDLTGVQEDLVRAVAATGTPTVLVMINGRPLSVHWEAEHLPAIVEAWNPGEAGGEAVADILFGDTNPSGRLAITIPRSVGQLPAYYDYKPSKAYWIGRGWAEHQRGYVDMPGTPLYPFGYGLSYTEFRYSNLRIDPPQVYGQGETHVKVDVQNTGKRAGVETVQLYLHEQYTPVATPVKQLHGFERVALEPGQTKTVTFTLGPEDLQLLDRDMHWVVVPGTFDIMVGKSSADIALKGTLEVKNSGLLGGYE; from the coding sequence ATGCGAGATACTATTGTTGGGCATTCTGTGGACCGCTGCTGTGACGGCAAGCGCCGGCCGTGGCGCGTGGAGAAGTTCCTGGGACTGCTGGGGGTGCTGGTTGTTGTTCTCGGGTTCGCTCTCCCTGCCCGAGCGCCGCTCGATGGGCAGTCGCCGTCCGCAGGCGTTCCAGTCTATCTGGACCCGAAGCAGCCGATCGACCGGCGGGTGGACGATCTGATGGGCCGGATGACGCTCAAGGAAAAAGTCGGGCAGCTCAATTTGCCCTGCGTATATGTGGATGAACTGGGCAAGACGATCCCTGAAAAGATGGCTGCTTGCAGAAGATTCGCAGCCGGAACCTACACCAACGAGATTGGCCCGGGCTGCGGCTTTTTCACGCTGGCCGATACGATTTTGCACGAAGGCGTCAGGCAGCAGGTCGAATATTTTAACGGACTGCAAAAAATCGCTCTTACCGAGACCCGCCTGAAGATCCCCGTGCTTGAAGATGAGGAAGGGACGCATGGCGGGATGTTCTCGGGTGCGACCGTTTTCCCGGAAGGGCTTGCCATCGGCAGCACGTTTGACATGCCACTGGTGAAGTCGATCTACGCGGCATCGGCCCAGGAGTCGCGCGCGGTGGGCATCCACATTCTATCAACTCTTGTGCTGGAGCTTGATCGCGACCCGCGGATGGGACGCAACGAGGAAGCGTACACCGAAGACCCCTACCTTTATTCCCGCATTGCTGAGAACGTCGTGCGCGGCGCGCAAGGCTCAAACATCGATGCGCCTGATAAGACCATCGCGCTGATGACCGATTTCCCCACCCAGAGCGAACCGACGAGCGGCCTCGAGCGCGGAGCCATCGAACTTTCTGAACGCAACCTGCGCGAGAACTACCTGTTGCCCTGGATTGCGGCCTTCCGGGCGGGGGCCCTGGGCGTGATGGCGGGCTATCCGGAAATCGAGGACGTGCCGGAACACGGGTCTGTCAAGTGGAATGACACAATTCTCCGGCACGAACTGGGTTTTAAAGGAATTGAGGTGAGCGAAGGGGGCGGTTTTGAAACTCTGCTCTATGAGCACATTGTCCCGACGCAAAAGGAAGCCGGTGCGCTGGCGCTGAAGGCCGGCGTGGATGTGAACATCACTTACGAACCCGCGTACATGGGCCCGCTGATTGAAAACATCGAGGAGGGGAAAGTTCCCATGTGGCTCGTGGACCGGGCGGTGCGGCGGGTGCTGGAGGTAAAGTTCCGGCTGGGGTTGTTCGAGCATCCTTATGTGGACCTCGCGCAGGCCGAACGCGTGATGCACTCAAAAGAGCATCAGGAACTTGCGCTGAAGACGGCACGCGAGGGCATCGTTCTGCTGAAGAATGAAAACAACCTGCTGCCGCTGAAGAAAAACTTGAAGTCGATTGCGGTGATCGGGCCCAACGCGAACGACGCTATCAACATGGTGGGTGATTACTCGGCCCAGGTTATCCTGCAACATATGGCGTCGATCCTTGACGCGATCAAAGCCAAAGCATCGCCCGGCACGCAGGTATTTTACGCCAGGGGATGCGCTGTAAACGATCAGAACAAGAGCGGCATTGCGGCGGCCGTCGAGGCGGCCAAAAAGGCAGGCGTGGCGATTGTGGTGGTGGGCGAACAGGCGCGGCGGGAAGGCGAGCACAACCTGCCCGCGCCGACCGACGGCGAAGGCTACGATGTGGCGAGCCTGGACCTGACCGGAGTGCAGGAAGACCTGGTGCGGGCGGTAGCGGCGACAGGCACGCCGACAGTGCTGGTGATGATCAACGGCAGGCCGCTCTCGGTGCACTGGGAAGCAGAGCATCTGCCTGCGATTGTCGAGGCCTGGAACCCAGGCGAGGCGGGCGGGGAAGCAGTTGCCGACATTTTGTTTGGCGATACCAACCCAAGCGGCCGCCTGGCGATTACGATTCCGCGCAGCGTTGGCCAGTTGCCGGCCTATTATGACTACAAACCATCGAAGGCTTATTGGATTGGCCGTGGTTGGGCGGAACACCAGAGGGGATATGTGGACATGCCCGGAACGCCGCTTTACCCCTTCGGTTACGGATTGAGCTACACCGAGTTCCGATACAGCAACCTTCGCATCGACCCTCCGCAAGTTTACGGCCAGGGCGAGACGCACGTGAAAGTTGACGTTCAGAACACAGGGAAGCGCGCGGGAGTAGAAACGGTCCAGCTTTACCTGCACGAGCAGTACACTCCCGTGGCGACACCAGTGAAGCAGTTGCACGGGTTTGAGCGAGTGGCGCTTGAACCGGGACAGACGAAGACTGTGACGTTTACATTAGGGCCGGAAGACCTGCAACTGCTGGACCGGGATATGCACTGGGTGGTTGTGCCGGGAACGTTTGATATCATGGTTGGAAAATCTTCAGCGGATATCGCTCTGAAAGGAACGCTGGAGGTAAAGAATTCCGGCCTGCTGGGAGGCTATGAATAG
- a CDS encoding DNA-binding protein has translation MASEIHTRCAMPVQDEMLTVAEVAAELRCSKAHVHNAINGKLAGVTPLPAIPMGRRKLVRRSSLERWKRANERGGLGAMMALPEIDAVRPVRGESHAS, from the coding sequence ATGGCTTCAGAAATCCACACACGGTGCGCTATGCCCGTCCAGGACGAAATGCTGACCGTCGCGGAAGTCGCCGCCGAACTGCGATGCTCTAAGGCGCACGTCCATAACGCTATTAACGGCAAGCTCGCGGGCGTCACGCCCCTTCCCGCGATTCCGATGGGCCGACGGAAACTCGTGCGCCGGAGCTCCCTGGAACGCTGGAAAAGAGCGAACGAGCGGGGCGGCCTCGGTGCTATGATGGCATTGCCGGAAATCGACGCCGTACGACCCGTGAGAGGAGAGTCTCATGCGTCGTAA
- a CDS encoding PD-(D/E)XK nuclease family protein → MSRSMAVPHVCSDRPSSLLSISRRPAMRSILPTSNPASGSTSPAAWSRNRATTANTSTSSGCCRSAKASRREGTMMAPSRINDPDEALDQTPNLSFSRINRYLTCPEQYRLYYLERLRPKVESGGLVFGARIHLALADLFRSGVDPVETFQKDWESLKEIDLDYGKRDSWESLREKGAKLLEKFLKREAPKIREIESVEKKFELRVTLLDLLFVGIADLVAQVNGQKTVVDFKTSGSDYDNHEVVLSDQLTAYWLADPEAERVAFCVLVKTKDPHIEWHFAERDAERLTEYLAKVQIIAEDITRGKFYKRPGKWCSYCDFLPVCLGDKKKVQETLVSIS, encoded by the coding sequence ATGTCCAGATCAATGGCCGTACCTCACGTTTGTTCGGATCGGCCAAGCAGCTTGCTGAGCATATCCAGGCGGCCGGCTATGAGGTCGATCCTGCCAACCTCGAACCCGGCCTCCGGCTCAACCTCGCCTGCCGCGTGGTCACGAAACCGAGCGACGACGGCAAATACCTCAACGTCGAGCGGGTGCTGCCGGTCGGCAAAAGCGTCCAGGCGGGAGGGAACCATGATGGCCCCATCCCGTATTAACGATCCTGATGAAGCCCTCGACCAAACCCCCAATCTCTCCTTCTCCCGCATCAACCGCTACCTCACCTGCCCGGAACAGTACCGGCTCTACTACCTCGAAAGGCTGAGGCCCAAGGTGGAGAGCGGGGGACTGGTCTTCGGGGCCAGGATTCACCTTGCATTGGCCGATCTCTTCCGTTCTGGGGTTGACCCGGTCGAGACCTTCCAAAAAGACTGGGAAAGCCTTAAGGAAATCGATCTCGATTACGGCAAGCGTGATTCCTGGGAAAGCCTCCGGGAGAAAGGCGCCAAGCTGCTCGAAAAGTTCCTCAAAAGAGAAGCGCCGAAGATCCGCGAGATCGAGAGTGTCGAAAAGAAGTTCGAACTGAGGGTCACCCTGCTGGATTTGCTCTTTGTGGGAATTGCCGATCTCGTGGCGCAAGTCAACGGTCAGAAGACGGTCGTGGACTTCAAAACCTCCGGCTCAGATTACGACAACCACGAGGTCGTCCTCTCGGACCAGTTGACCGCTTACTGGCTAGCCGATCCTGAAGCCGAAAGAGTAGCGTTCTGCGTGCTCGTCAAGACCAAAGACCCGCACATTGAGTGGCACTTTGCCGAACGGGATGCGGAGCGCCTCACCGAATACCTGGCCAAGGTCCAAATCATCGCCGAGGACATCACCCGCGGCAAGTTCTACAAGCGGCCGGGGAAATGGTGTTCGTATTGCGATTTCCTGCCGGTGTGCCTGGGGGACAAAAAGAAGGTCCAGGAGACACTGGTGAGCATCTCGTAA
- a CDS encoding DegT/DnrJ/EryC1/StrS family aminotransferase yields the protein MPETKDKRTSLETGKPVRSEPLPLEFPGAQHYDQEEVDAVVRVLKSRSPYRYYGLNPQREVENFEEEFAAFLGVPYAVAVSSGTGALHVALSALGVGPGKEVIIPAYMWVSVIAAVVNHGAIPVLADIDETFGLNPGAVERQITPRTAGIIAVHMSGAPIDVLEIRKVARAHHLFLLEDCAQCCGGRVGGQPVGTFGEMGIYSFQLNKNMTSGEGGCVVTRDERLYRRAVAAQDVGYPREATGRLLQNDPTARLWGRGYRMDEIRAAVLRVQLRKLPHVIESMHRSKYRIRKALEAYPTVQLRRVVDPAGDTGCFLITTYPDAQTAQEVCGALRAEGILTYPQGMSNIVMTDWGLHLYSNNTSLQQRASVDGRGFPWDLEENAESHPNYNIGACPRADNLFERSIIIAIPSCLTAQDEAEIIRAFEKVLSEAHAASM from the coding sequence ATGCCAGAAACCAAGGATAAGAGAACTTCCCTCGAGACCGGCAAGCCCGTGCGAAGCGAGCCGCTGCCGCTGGAATTTCCGGGTGCGCAACATTATGACCAGGAGGAAGTGGACGCGGTCGTGCGCGTGTTGAAGAGCCGTTCGCCCTACCGCTACTACGGACTGAACCCGCAGCGCGAGGTGGAGAACTTTGAGGAAGAGTTCGCCGCTTTTCTGGGTGTTCCATACGCGGTTGCCGTCAGCAGTGGGACCGGGGCACTGCACGTTGCTCTCTCAGCCCTCGGTGTCGGCCCGGGGAAAGAGGTCATTATTCCTGCCTACATGTGGGTTTCCGTGATTGCCGCGGTGGTAAACCATGGTGCGATTCCCGTGCTGGCGGACATTGACGAAACCTTCGGACTGAATCCTGGCGCTGTGGAAAGACAGATCACGCCGCGCACGGCGGGAATCATTGCGGTCCACATGAGCGGGGCTCCGATCGATGTTTTGGAAATCCGCAAGGTGGCCCGCGCGCACCATCTCTTCCTGCTGGAAGACTGTGCCCAATGCTGCGGAGGCCGTGTGGGCGGCCAGCCGGTGGGAACCTTTGGCGAAATGGGAATCTATAGTTTCCAGCTCAACAAGAACATGACCAGCGGGGAAGGCGGCTGCGTGGTAACCCGCGACGAACGTCTTTATCGGCGCGCTGTGGCTGCGCAGGATGTGGGCTATCCGCGGGAGGCCACGGGCCGGCTGCTTCAGAACGATCCCACGGCGCGGCTGTGGGGACGGGGCTACCGGATGGATGAAATAAGGGCGGCCGTCCTGCGCGTTCAATTGCGCAAGCTGCCGCACGTCATCGAGTCGATGCACAGGAGCAAGTACCGCATACGGAAAGCGCTGGAAGCGTACCCGACGGTTCAACTGCGCAGGGTCGTGGACCCGGCAGGAGACACGGGCTGCTTTCTGATTACCACCTACCCGGACGCTCAAACGGCGCAGGAAGTCTGCGGGGCGCTGCGGGCGGAAGGAATCCTGACGTACCCGCAGGGAATGTCGAACATCGTCATGACAGACTGGGGCCTGCACCTCTATAGCAACAATACGAGCCTGCAACAACGAGCCAGTGTTGATGGCCGAGGATTTCCATGGGACCTGGAGGAGAACGCGGAGTCGCATCCGAACTACAACATCGGGGCCTGCCCCAGGGCCGACAACCTCTTCGAACGCAGCATCATCATTGCCATCCCATCTTGCCTGACTGCCCAGGACGAAGCGGAGATCATTCGGGCGTTTGAAAAGGTTTTGAGCGAGGCCCATGCTGCATCAATGTAA
- a CDS encoding SWIM zinc finger family protein: protein MTEIQLEARQERAGNGALVVSKTEEGFRVYSVNHPSHLYLVRQEGERWTCTCPDFEYHQADTTWRCKHILAVAPWNGSPVGEAPNEPAAEPTVVAENAEKPPRRRKTQPDQQPIPPVPVQMIMKRSVSPDGRIDSVSVEFSLPVSGYSNDEIKQRALSTLELQKEIVGSFLKLNGSKASPVLTQNQPQPPKSTNGDAKPVFARLIDIGKVNGKWGERLTLNVQINGRTSRLFGSAKQLAEHIQAAGYEVDPANLEPGLRLNLACRVVTKPSDDGKYLNVERVLPVGKSVQAGGNHDGPIPY from the coding sequence ATGACTGAAATACAGCTTGAAGCACGGCAAGAGCGCGCCGGAAACGGAGCGCTGGTCGTTTCGAAGACGGAAGAAGGCTTCCGCGTCTATTCCGTGAACCACCCTTCCCACCTCTATCTCGTCCGGCAGGAAGGCGAACGCTGGACCTGCACCTGCCCGGACTTTGAGTACCACCAGGCCGACACCACCTGGCGCTGCAAGCACATCCTGGCGGTCGCCCCGTGGAACGGCAGCCCAGTGGGCGAAGCCCCGAACGAACCCGCGGCTGAGCCGACCGTGGTCGCTGAGAATGCTGAAAAACCGCCCCGCAGGCGGAAGACGCAGCCGGACCAACAACCGATCCCGCCCGTTCCCGTTCAAATGATCATGAAACGCAGCGTGAGTCCGGACGGCCGAATCGATTCGGTTTCCGTCGAGTTTTCGCTGCCGGTCTCGGGCTATTCGAACGACGAGATCAAGCAGCGAGCGCTCTCTACGCTCGAACTCCAGAAGGAGATCGTGGGCTCGTTCTTGAAGCTCAACGGCTCGAAGGCATCACCGGTCCTGACGCAGAACCAGCCCCAACCTCCGAAGTCCACGAACGGCGACGCCAAGCCGGTCTTCGCCCGCCTCATCGATATCGGTAAGGTGAACGGCAAGTGGGGCGAGCGGCTCACGCTCAATGTCCAGATCAATGGCCGTACCTCACGTTTGTTCGGATCGGCCAAGCAGCTTGCTGAGCATATCCAGGCGGCCGGCTATGAGGTCGATCCTGCCAACCTCGAACCCGGCCTCCGGCTCAACCTCGCCTGCCGCGTGGTCACGAAACCGAGCGACGACGGCAAATACCTCAACGTCGAGCGGGTGCTGCCGGTCGGCAAAAGCGTCCAGGCGGGAGGGAACCATGATGGCCCCATCCCGTATTAA
- a CDS encoding DUF87 domain-containing protein produces MTNGNDNPITFLGRTNFRNQGMVFGIRQADRRAHMYVLGKTGTGKSTLLETMVRQDIEAGRGLAVFDPHGDLVERMLLAVPEERKQDLVYFNVPDAAHPLGFNPLESVPITKRAVTAAGILEVLKKIWAESWGPRLEHVLRNALLALLDQPAATLADILRLMDEPAFRRIAASRVRNAQVRNFWLREFEGYPVRFRAEAIAPVQNKVGAFLADPVLNAILTQPKSAFDLRRIMDEDGLLFVNLAKGKIGEDSAALLGALLVSRIGLAGLSRADVPENERRSFIVYLDEFWSFATLSLANMLSELRKYACSLVLCHQHLAQLAPQVRDAILGNVGTIISFRLGLADAEIIGKEFWPEFSKEDLIRLPNYSIYIKLMVNGAVTQPFSAETIEPQATSGV; encoded by the coding sequence ATGACGAACGGCAACGACAATCCCATCACGTTTCTGGGCCGTACGAACTTCCGCAACCAGGGGATGGTTTTCGGCATCCGGCAGGCGGACCGGCGCGCCCACATGTATGTGCTCGGAAAGACCGGAACGGGAAAATCCACGCTTTTGGAGACCATGGTCCGGCAGGATATCGAGGCGGGCCGTGGGCTCGCGGTCTTTGATCCCCACGGCGATCTTGTCGAGCGCATGCTGCTTGCAGTGCCTGAGGAGCGAAAACAAGACCTCGTTTACTTCAATGTCCCCGACGCCGCTCACCCGCTCGGTTTTAATCCACTCGAAAGTGTGCCGATTACGAAGCGGGCGGTCACGGCGGCGGGAATCCTGGAGGTTTTAAAGAAGATCTGGGCGGAGAGCTGGGGGCCGCGCCTGGAACACGTTCTAAGAAATGCACTGTTAGCTTTACTCGACCAACCCGCAGCGACTTTGGCCGACATTCTGCGATTGATGGATGAGCCGGCCTTCCGGAGAATTGCCGCATCGCGAGTGCGCAACGCGCAGGTCAGAAACTTTTGGCTCCGCGAATTCGAAGGCTATCCCGTGCGCTTCCGCGCCGAAGCGATTGCGCCGGTCCAAAACAAGGTGGGCGCGTTCCTGGCTGATCCAGTCTTGAACGCCATCCTGACGCAGCCGAAAAGTGCTTTCGATCTCCGCCGCATCATGGACGAGGACGGGCTGCTTTTCGTCAACCTAGCCAAGGGAAAGATTGGTGAAGATAGCGCCGCCTTGCTAGGGGCATTGCTGGTTTCGCGGATTGGGCTGGCAGGCTTGAGCCGTGCGGACGTGCCGGAAAATGAGCGACGAAGCTTCATCGTCTATTTGGACGAATTCTGGTCATTTGCCACGTTGAGCCTAGCTAACATGCTCAGTGAATTGAGAAAGTATGCTTGCAGCTTAGTGCTCTGCCATCAACATCTTGCACAGCTTGCTCCACAAGTACGCGATGCTATCTTGGGAAATGTAGGTACGATCATTTCATTCCGCCTCGGCTTGGCCGACGCGGAGATTATTGGCAAAGAATTCTGGCCGGAGTTCTCAAAGGAAGATTTGATTCGGCTGCCGAACTACTCGATATACATCAAGCTCATGGTCAACGGTGCGGTCACGCAACCGTTCAGTGCAGAAACGATCGAACCGCAAGCAACGTCGGGCGTGTAA
- a CDS encoding type II toxin-antitoxin system VapC family toxin: MSGSYLVDTDWAINHLNGQERTRQRLEELVASGLWFSTISLAEVYEGIYYSNNPAGNEKSLVEFLQDVTVISVDEETSRLFGKERGHLRSVGQMISDFDLMIGVTALQHNFTLLTNNRRHFENIEGLRIESLT, translated from the coding sequence ATGAGCGGGAGCTACCTGGTGGATACGGATTGGGCCATTAACCATCTGAACGGACAGGAGCGAACCCGGCAACGCCTGGAGGAACTTGTAGCCAGTGGCCTTTGGTTTTCCACTATTTCGCTGGCCGAGGTCTACGAGGGCATCTATTACTCCAACAACCCCGCGGGAAACGAAAAGTCACTCGTTGAATTTTTGCAGGACGTGACCGTTATCAGTGTCGACGAAGAGACCTCCCGGCTGTTTGGAAAAGAACGGGGCCACCTCCGTTCCGTAGGACAAATGATCAGCGACTTTGATCTCATGATTGGCGTCACCGCCCTCCAGCACAACTTCACCCTTCTCACCAACAACCGCAGACACTTCGAAAACATCGAAGGGCTGCGGATCGAAAGCCTTACTTAA
- a CDS encoding DUF104 domain-containing protein, with protein sequence MSGTIRARVKGGVLEPLEKLDLPEGEEVLVTVVAAPPRRTGEGLRRSFGSWKGTIDADKLIRDIYADRLISTRPEPKL encoded by the coding sequence ATGAGTGGGACGATACGCGCCCGCGTCAAGGGGGGTGTTTTGGAGCCGCTAGAAAAACTGGACCTGCCCGAAGGGGAAGAAGTGCTCGTGACTGTCGTCGCGGCCCCGCCGCGACGGACCGGTGAGGGATTGCGGCGCTCCTTCGGAAGCTGGAAGGGAACGATTGACGCCGACAAGCTGATCCGCGACATTTATGCGGACCGCCTGATCTCCACCCGCCCGGAGCCGAAGCTATGA